In one Coriobacteriia bacterium genomic region, the following are encoded:
- the leuD gene encoding 3-isopropylmalate dehydratase small subunit (catalyzes the isomerization between 2-isopropylmalate and 3-isopropylmalate in leucine biosynthesis), which produces MPGEQRRQNCEAVLRGLFERAVLAREFRSGLAILAPRVRAIARGKCSTDVIRRIGYAMQFNGTAIKYGRDVDTDAIIAARYLNSSDMDELAAHCMEDLDPTFTQRVKPGDIIIAGENFGCGSSREHAPSCIKAAGISCVIAKSFARIFYRNAINVGLPIIECPEAADGIEEDDAVFADTGTGIIEDLTTGESWNVRPFEPFIQEIIEAGGLVARTKARR; this is translated from the coding sequence ATGCCCGGTGAGCAGAGGCGCCAGAATTGCGAGGCGGTCTTGCGAGGACTGTTTGAGCGCGCTGTTCTTGCGCGCGAGTTCCGCAGCGGTCTCGCAATTCTGGCGCCTCGGGTGCGAGCCATTGCGCGAGGTAAATGTTCGACGGACGTCATTCGGAGGATAGGCTACGCTATGCAATTTAACGGCACCGCAATCAAATACGGACGTGACGTCGACACCGACGCCATCATCGCGGCGCGCTACCTGAATTCGTCTGATATGGACGAGCTTGCGGCTCACTGCATGGAGGATCTCGATCCGACATTCACGCAACGCGTCAAACCCGGCGACATCATCATCGCCGGCGAGAACTTTGGCTGTGGATCGTCGCGTGAGCATGCGCCGAGCTGCATCAAGGCAGCGGGCATCTCCTGCGTCATCGCCAAGAGCTTCGCGCGCATCTTCTATCGCAACGCCATCAACGTAGGGCTACCCATCATCGAATGCCCCGAGGCCGCCGATGGCATCGAGGAGGACGATGCGGTTTTTGCCGATACGGGCACGGGCATCATCGAAGACCTGACTACGGGGGAGAGCTGGAACGTCCGCCCCTTCGAGCCTTTCATACAGGAAATCATCGAGGCGGGTGGGCTTGTGGCCCGCACGAAGGCGCGCAGGTGA
- a CDS encoding threonine--tRNA ligase, with translation MSVILPDNSTRELEEGATVADLAAAIGSVLAKAAVAGKIDGELVGLDAPLADGAQVEIVTKTSPEGLGILRHSTAHIMAEAVQELFPGAQIAFGPQTDDGFFYDFGLTENLSSDDFEAIEAKMKEIIKKDEPFVREVVTRDEAKEIFKDQKFKLEHIDDLPEDAEISIYRHGDFVDLCKGPHIPSSRKIGAFKLMKLAGAYWKGDAENEQLQRLYGTAFFDKKDMKEYLFMLEEAEKRDHRKLGRELGIYMMDEEAGVGLPLYLPAGARIIRIMQEWLRKELYRRGYEEVITPHIYKADVWKTSGHYGYYKDNMYFFEINEGSDEEPRLSEYGVKPMNCPGHVILYKNDIHSYRELPIRYFEFGTVYRHEMSGAVHGLMRARGFTQDDAHVFCREDQVVDEVCAILDLADSIMKEFGFEYMAEISTRPEKSIGTDEMWEKAESFLREAIERRGIPYEINPGDGAFYGPKIDIKVKDALGRWWQCSTVQVDFNLPERFDVTYRTADNTSERPWMLHRALFGSIERFLGILIEHTSGNLPLWLAPTQAVIIPIADRHVEAAEQVAAELRAHGGRVEVYEQNEPMRVKIAKAQGQRVPYMLVIGDKEVENGEVAVRERHEGDLGSMKLEYFTKIIEEAQV, from the coding sequence ATTTCTGTCATTCTCCCCGACAATTCCACCAGAGAGCTCGAAGAGGGCGCGACGGTAGCCGATCTCGCGGCTGCAATTGGCAGCGTCCTCGCCAAGGCCGCCGTTGCCGGCAAGATCGACGGAGAGCTCGTCGGTCTCGATGCGCCGCTCGCCGACGGCGCGCAGGTCGAGATCGTCACCAAGACATCACCCGAGGGTCTCGGCATCTTGCGCCACTCGACGGCGCACATCATGGCAGAGGCTGTGCAGGAGCTCTTCCCCGGCGCCCAGATCGCCTTTGGCCCGCAAACCGATGACGGCTTCTTCTACGACTTCGGCTTGACCGAGAACCTTTCCTCCGATGATTTCGAGGCCATCGAGGCCAAGATGAAGGAGATCATCAAGAAGGACGAGCCTTTCGTGCGCGAGGTTGTCACGCGCGATGAGGCCAAGGAAATCTTCAAAGACCAAAAGTTCAAGCTCGAGCATATCGACGACCTGCCCGAGGACGCCGAAATCTCCATCTATCGCCATGGTGACTTCGTTGACCTGTGCAAGGGCCCGCACATCCCCAGCTCGCGCAAGATCGGCGCCTTCAAGCTCATGAAGCTCGCCGGTGCCTACTGGAAGGGCGATGCCGAGAACGAGCAGCTGCAACGTCTCTACGGTACGGCGTTCTTCGACAAGAAGGACATGAAGGAATACCTCTTCATGCTCGAGGAGGCCGAGAAGCGCGACCATCGCAAGCTCGGTCGCGAGCTCGGCATTTACATGATGGACGAGGAGGCCGGTGTTGGCTTGCCGTTGTATCTGCCGGCTGGCGCGCGCATCATCCGCATCATGCAGGAGTGGCTGCGCAAGGAGCTGTATCGCAGGGGCTACGAAGAGGTCATCACCCCGCACATCTACAAGGCGGATGTCTGGAAGACGAGTGGCCATTACGGGTACTACAAGGACAACATGTACTTCTTCGAGATTAACGAGGGAAGCGATGAGGAGCCGCGTCTGAGCGAGTATGGCGTTAAGCCGATGAACTGCCCCGGCCACGTGATCCTCTACAAGAACGACATCCACTCGTATCGCGAACTGCCCATCAGGTACTTCGAGTTCGGTACCGTGTATCGTCACGAGATGAGCGGCGCCGTGCATGGCCTTATGCGCGCCCGCGGCTTCACGCAGGACGATGCGCATGTCTTTTGTCGCGAAGATCAGGTTGTCGACGAGGTCTGCGCAATCCTCGATCTGGCGGACTCCATCATGAAGGAGTTCGGCTTCGAGTACATGGCCGAGATATCGACCCGTCCCGAGAAGTCCATCGGCACCGACGAGATGTGGGAAAAGGCCGAGAGCTTCTTGCGCGAGGCCATCGAGCGTCGTGGCATTCCATACGAGATCAACCCTGGCGACGGCGCCTTCTATGGCCCCAAGATCGACATCAAGGTCAAGGACGCCCTCGGTCGCTGGTGGCAGTGCTCGACGGTGCAGGTCGACTTCAATTTGCCCGAGCGCTTCGACGTCACGTATCGCACGGCCGATAACACGAGCGAGCGTCCGTGGATGCTCCATCGCGCGCTTTTCGGCTCCATCGAGCGCTTCCTCGGCATCCTCATCGAGCACACAAGTGGCAACCTGCCGTTGTGGCTTGCGCCGACGCAGGCTGTCATCATTCCCATTGCCGATCGCCACGTCGAGGCTGCCGAGCAGGTCGCGGCCGAGTTGCGCGCACATGGTGGGCGCGTCGAGGTTTACGAGCAGAACGAGCCCATGCGCGTGAAGATTGCCAAGGCGCAGGGGCAACGCGTTCCCTACATGCTCGTCATTGGCGACAAGGAAGTCGAGAATGGCGAGGTTGCAGTGCGTGAGCGCCATGAGGGCGACTTGGGCTCGATGAAGCTCGAGTACTTCACGAAGATCATCGAGGAAGCTCAGGTCTAA
- a CDS encoding ferredoxin: protein MAVTVNEDTCIACGACADACPVDAITIADHAVVNADECIDCGSCVSVCPTDSLSL, encoded by the coding sequence ATGGCTGTAACTGTGAACGAGGATACCTGCATCGCCTGTGGCGCTTGCGCAGATGCCTGCCCCGTCGACGCGATCACCATCGCCGATCATGCCGTGGTCAATGCCGATGAGTGCATCGATTGCGGCTCCTGCGTCTCCGTGTGCCCGACCGATTCGCTGAGCCTCTAA
- the leuC gene encoding 3-isopropylmalate dehydratase large subunit, whose amino-acid sequence MARPMTIAEKILAAHAGLDEVVPGQLIECTLDVVHANDITAPIAIDVCRQVGEGVFDPARVVLVPDHYTPNKDIKSAEQAKLMREFAHEQGIEHYYEVGCAGIEHALLPEKGVVVPGDLTIGADSHTCTYGALGAFSTGMGSTDVGVAFATGSAWFKVPESIKVVLEGNFAPGVSAKDLILYIIGQIGVDGALYQVLEFTGPAVAQISMDGRFTICNMAIEAGAKTGIFAVDDVTRAYVEPRAERPWVEYASDEDAHYARTIHIDVSQLTPTVSLPHLPSNTRSAADCNDMRIDQVIIGSCTNGRIEDMRTAADVLRGREVASDVRCIIIPATQDVYRQCMHEGLLDVFLDAHCAVSTPTCGPCLGGYMGVLASGERCVATTNRNFVGRMGAKDSEVILASPAVAAASAVAGYVCTPGQL is encoded by the coding sequence ATGGCGCGGCCCATGACCATCGCCGAGAAGATCCTTGCGGCGCACGCGGGGCTCGACGAGGTCGTTCCAGGTCAGCTCATCGAGTGCACGCTCGACGTGGTGCACGCCAATGACATCACGGCCCCCATCGCCATCGACGTATGCCGTCAGGTGGGCGAGGGGGTCTTTGATCCCGCGCGCGTGGTTCTCGTTCCGGACCATTACACGCCGAACAAGGACATCAAGAGCGCCGAGCAGGCAAAGCTCATGCGCGAGTTTGCGCACGAGCAGGGTATCGAACACTACTATGAGGTCGGGTGCGCGGGAATCGAGCACGCACTGCTGCCCGAGAAAGGCGTGGTGGTGCCAGGCGATCTCACCATAGGAGCTGATTCGCATACCTGCACCTATGGTGCGCTCGGGGCGTTTTCGACGGGCATGGGATCGACCGATGTGGGTGTCGCCTTTGCGACGGGCAGCGCCTGGTTCAAGGTGCCCGAGAGCATCAAAGTCGTGCTCGAGGGGAACTTCGCTCCCGGTGTAAGCGCGAAGGACCTCATCCTGTACATCATCGGCCAGATTGGCGTTGATGGGGCGCTCTATCAGGTGTTGGAGTTCACCGGTCCGGCTGTCGCGCAAATCTCGATGGACGGGCGTTTCACGATCTGCAACATGGCCATCGAAGCTGGTGCCAAGACGGGCATCTTTGCTGTCGATGACGTGACGCGCGCCTATGTGGAGCCACGTGCCGAGCGGCCTTGGGTCGAGTATGCCTCGGATGAGGATGCGCACTATGCCCGCACGATTCATATCGACGTTTCGCAGCTTACCCCAACGGTCTCGTTGCCGCACCTGCCGAGCAACACGAGGTCGGCTGCTGACTGCAACGATATGCGCATCGACCAGGTCATCATTGGCAGCTGCACGAACGGGCGCATCGAGGACATGCGCACGGCTGCCGATGTGTTGCGTGGCCGCGAGGTCGCTTCTGACGTGCGCTGCATCATCATCCCCGCAACGCAAGACGTGTACCGCCAGTGCATGCACGAGGGACTTCTCGACGTGTTCCTCGATGCTCACTGTGCCGTATCGACACCTACCTGCGGTCCATGTCTGGGCGGGTATATGGGTGTGCTCGCCTCGGGCGAACGCTGCGTCGCCACGACCAACCGCAACTTTGTCGGCCGCATGGGGGCCAAGGACAGCGAGGTCATCCTCGCGAGTCCTGCCGTGGCCGCCGCCAGCGCCGTCGCGGGCTACGTCTGTACGCCAGGGCAACTTTAA
- a CDS encoding zinc ribbon domain-containing protein — protein sequence MSAILASVLTPPVLVVLIVTAIIFVGLWVVCIIWVNRDAKTREAPVLLWTVIAAVPVAGLVAYCLLRPPLNAADSTEQVMNLELMGRQLSDYGNCPRCGEPVKSDYIACPNCRVQLRNVCNSCGRPLEPSWQICPYCAQPLTRQTRQRSA from the coding sequence ATGTCCGCTATTCTCGCGTCGGTACTCACACCTCCCGTGCTCGTCGTCCTCATCGTGACGGCAATCATCTTCGTGGGGCTCTGGGTCGTATGCATCATCTGGGTCAACAGGGATGCCAAGACACGCGAGGCTCCCGTGCTGCTATGGACCGTCATCGCCGCCGTACCCGTCGCCGGCTTGGTTGCCTACTGCCTGCTGCGTCCGCCCCTCAACGCGGCCGACTCCACCGAGCAGGTCATGAACCTTGAGCTCATGGGGCGGCAGCTCTCCGATTACGGTAACTGTCCCCGTTGCGGCGAGCCAGTGAAGAGTGACTACATCGCTTGCCCCAACTGTCGTGTCCAGCTGCGTAACGTATGCAACAGTTGCGGACGTCCGCTCGAGCCCAGTTGGCAGATATGTCCCTATTGCGCGCAGCCGCTCACGCGTCAGACGCGCCAGCGCTCGGCCTAG
- the leuB gene encoding 3-isopropylmalate dehydrogenase, with translation MIVNKQRYEICILPGDGIGPEIMRVALDALHAVGRKYDIEFTCTEAFIGGCAIDACGSALPEATLELARRADAVLLGAVGGPRWDTVDPDKPRPEDGLLGIRKELGLYANLRPVHVYDALVAASPLKPEAVRGCDILIVRELTGGLYFGEHATVETAAGMHAHDVMQYDEYEIERIARQAFDAAAKRRGKVTSVDKANVLDTGRLWRKVVHRVAVDYPDVELVDMLVDNCAMQLVMNPGRFDVILTENTFGDILSDEASVLAGSLGLLASASLGDGTSLFEPCHGSAPDIAGKNIANPLAQVLSAAMMLAHGLGLDEAASDVRRAVDCVLAQGWRTADIAQEATDAGHVLGTTEMGEKIVACIEEER, from the coding sequence ATGATTGTGAACAAGCAACGATACGAAATTTGCATCTTGCCGGGTGACGGCATCGGCCCGGAGATCATGCGAGTCGCGCTCGATGCTCTACATGCCGTCGGACGCAAGTACGACATCGAGTTCACATGCACCGAGGCTTTTATCGGCGGTTGCGCAATTGACGCATGCGGCAGCGCACTTCCCGAGGCGACGCTCGAACTTGCCCGCCGCGCCGACGCGGTACTGCTCGGGGCCGTCGGGGGTCCGCGTTGGGATACGGTTGATCCGGACAAGCCGCGTCCTGAGGACGGGCTCCTCGGCATACGCAAGGAGCTCGGGCTCTATGCGAACTTGCGCCCCGTGCACGTCTACGATGCGCTTGTCGCTGCCTCACCGCTCAAACCCGAGGCAGTGCGCGGCTGCGATATCCTCATCGTTCGCGAGCTCACGGGAGGCCTGTACTTTGGCGAGCATGCAACCGTGGAGACTGCCGCGGGGATGCATGCGCACGATGTCATGCAGTATGACGAGTACGAGATCGAGCGTATCGCGCGGCAGGCTTTCGATGCGGCTGCGAAGCGTCGTGGCAAGGTCACGAGTGTTGATAAGGCCAACGTGCTCGACACGGGGCGTCTCTGGCGAAAGGTCGTGCATCGTGTCGCCGTCGATTATCCCGATGTCGAGCTTGTCGACATGCTCGTCGATAATTGCGCGATGCAGCTTGTCATGAATCCGGGGCGGTTCGATGTCATCCTCACCGAGAACACCTTTGGCGACATACTTTCCGACGAGGCGTCGGTGTTGGCAGGGTCGCTTGGCTTGCTCGCAAGCGCCTCGCTCGGGGATGGGACATCGCTATTCGAGCCCTGTCACGGCTCGGCTCCCGATATCGCGGGCAAAAACATCGCCAATCCCCTGGCTCAGGTGCTTTCGGCTGCTATGATGCTTGCGCACGGCTTGGGTTTGGATGAGGCCGCATCCGATGTGAGACGCGCGGTCGATTGCGTCTTGGCGCAGGGTTGGCGTACGGCTGACATCGCGCAGGAAGCGACGGATGCCGGGCATGTTCTGGGAACGACTGAGATGGGCGAGAAGATCGTCGCCTGCATCGAGGAGGAAAGATGA
- a CDS encoding 23S rRNA (uracil(1939)-C(5))-methyltransferase RlmD → MNTETISIESLAYGGDGVGHLADGRVAFVAGGFPGDECQVAYVNTDDRFVRARLENLVEASPERVQPLCPEAASGRCGGCPWAGLAYDAQLRWKRQAVIDALERIAHMDAAWVDAHVPACIASKREWHYRNKVEFEVGLDVAGRFTLGMHARGGDFTPISSCALIPGKFSQAPKALTGALRFAAGQEDLGIERVGIRVSTRTNDVEVALWTSTGRFPRARVAQVVGESMSVKGLGVTRVLLKGSAKERKVAGVESLRGRGSWNEVINGMNMLISAPSFFQVNTPGAEVLTRLVFEGLHPNGLDYMLDLYSGAGTFTLPLAHEVQRVAAVESAGSSVRDLRRNLERNKLDADVIGGDAARELSGLGAPDKVVVDPPRSGLGEKAIQGLCASGARAIAYVSCNPTTLARDLVQLQAGGYQVERVTPVDMFPQTYHVETVAILTKTS, encoded by the coding sequence ATGAACACCGAGACAATTTCCATCGAATCGCTCGCGTACGGCGGTGATGGCGTAGGCCATCTTGCCGATGGGCGCGTCGCCTTCGTCGCAGGGGGCTTTCCCGGTGACGAGTGTCAGGTCGCGTACGTGAACACCGACGATCGCTTCGTGCGCGCAAGGCTCGAGAACCTCGTCGAGGCGTCTCCCGAGCGCGTGCAGCCCCTTTGCCCCGAAGCCGCGAGCGGCAGGTGCGGGGGCTGTCCCTGGGCCGGCCTTGCCTACGATGCGCAGCTGCGCTGGAAGCGCCAGGCCGTCATCGATGCGCTCGAGCGCATCGCGCACATGGATGCCGCCTGGGTCGATGCGCACGTGCCCGCGTGCATCGCGAGCAAGCGCGAATGGCATTACCGCAACAAGGTCGAGTTCGAGGTCGGGCTTGACGTGGCGGGACGCTTCACGCTCGGCATGCATGCGCGTGGCGGCGACTTCACGCCGATTTCGAGTTGCGCGCTCATCCCCGGCAAGTTCTCGCAAGCTCCCAAGGCGCTTACGGGAGCGCTGCGCTTTGCCGCTGGCCAGGAAGATCTCGGCATCGAGCGCGTGGGCATCCGCGTTTCGACACGCACCAACGACGTCGAGGTTGCCCTTTGGACGAGCACGGGACGCTTTCCGCGTGCGCGCGTTGCGCAGGTGGTGGGCGAGAGCATGTCCGTGAAGGGCCTCGGTGTGACACGGGTGCTGCTCAAGGGCTCGGCAAAGGAGCGCAAGGTTGCCGGTGTCGAGTCGCTGCGGGGACGCGGGTCCTGGAACGAAGTCATCAACGGCATGAACATGCTCATTTCGGCACCCTCGTTTTTCCAGGTGAACACGCCAGGTGCCGAGGTGCTCACGCGCCTCGTCTTCGAAGGGCTACATCCCAACGGGCTCGATTACATGCTCGACCTCTATTCGGGGGCCGGAACCTTCACCTTGCCGCTTGCGCACGAAGTACAGCGCGTTGCGGCGGTCGAGTCCGCTGGCTCGTCGGTACGCGATTTGCGGCGCAATCTCGAGCGCAACAAGCTGGACGCTGATGTCATCGGGGGCGATGCCGCACGCGAGCTGAGTGGCCTGGGTGCACCCGACAAGGTCGTCGTCGATCCTCCGCGCAGCGGCTTGGGCGAGAAGGCCATTCAAGGCCTATGTGCGAGTGGCGCTCGCGCAATTGCCTACGTGTCGTGCAATCCGACGACGCTTGCCCGTGATCTGGTCCAGCTCCAGGCGGGGGGTTATCAGGTGGAGCGCGTGACTCCGGTCGACATGTTTCCGCAAACCTATCATGTCGAGACGGTCGCGATTCTCACGAAGACGTCCTAG
- a CDS encoding peptidylprolyl isomerase: MALYTPEYKPNGKEVAVITTDEGTIRVQLHGEDAPIHVGNFVELAQKGFYDGLKFHRYVPGFVIQGGCPNTRDMSAADVAAGKSGPEGMPGTGNPGYSIKGEWKTNPNNSHEDGTLAMARSSMPDSAGSQFYFCLGPQHFLDTDYTVFGDTIEGLDVISKLRAGSVIENITIENAD; encoded by the coding sequence ATGGCTCTGTATACGCCGGAATATAAGCCCAATGGCAAGGAAGTCGCCGTCATCACCACCGATGAGGGCACGATTCGCGTCCAGCTTCACGGCGAGGACGCACCCATCCACGTCGGCAACTTCGTCGAGCTCGCCCAGAAGGGCTTTTACGATGGCCTGAAGTTCCATCGCTATGTGCCGGGCTTTGTCATCCAGGGCGGCTGCCCCAATACGCGTGACATGTCCGCTGCCGACGTTGCCGCTGGCAAGAGCGGCCCCGAGGGCATGCCGGGTACCGGCAACCCTGGCTATTCCATCAAGGGCGAGTGGAAGACCAACCCCAACAACTCGCATGAGGATGGCACTCTGGCAATGGCACGTAGCTCCATGCCCGATTCCGCCGGTAGCCAGTTCTACTTCTGCCTCGGTCCCCAGCACTTCCTCGATACCGACTACACGGTTTTCGGCGACACCATCGAGGGCCTCGACGTCATCAGCAAGCTTCGCGCTGGTAGCGTCATCGAGAACATCACGATCGAGAACGCAGACTAG
- a CDS encoding nucleotidyltransferase produces MKAVIPAAGLGSRFLPATKAQPKEMLPVLDKPAIQYIVEEALEAGVDEVIIVNSRDKKSIEDQFSPHDALVGHLRGVGKDAYADAVEYAGALPVSFVYQDEPLGLGHAVHVAAPETGDDMFFVMLGDVLVPENGICQKMREVSEAHDNASVIAVLPVSDDEVSRFGIIGGEDLGDGVWKVTEMIEKPALEDAPSNLASFGRYLLTPRVMELLATTEPGAGGEIQLTDALVSLLDHEDMYALVIDPRDGYDTGTVPSWIAANVAQAMKDPKIAAYLKETVGSLFA; encoded by the coding sequence ATGAAAGCTGTAATACCCGCTGCTGGTTTGGGAAGCCGCTTCTTGCCTGCGACGAAGGCTCAGCCCAAGGAGATGCTCCCCGTACTCGATAAGCCGGCGATTCAGTACATCGTCGAAGAGGCTCTCGAGGCAGGCGTCGACGAGGTCATCATCGTCAACAGCCGTGACAAGAAGTCCATCGAGGACCAGTTTTCCCCGCACGACGCGCTTGTCGGGCATTTGCGCGGCGTGGGCAAGGACGCATATGCCGACGCCGTCGAGTATGCGGGTGCGTTGCCCGTGAGCTTCGTGTATCAGGATGAGCCGCTCGGCCTCGGTCACGCCGTTCACGTCGCCGCGCCCGAGACCGGTGACGACATGTTCTTCGTCATGCTCGGTGACGTGCTCGTACCCGAGAACGGCATCTGCCAGAAGATGCGCGAGGTATCCGAGGCGCATGACAATGCGAGCGTAATTGCCGTACTGCCCGTATCCGATGACGAGGTGAGCCGCTTTGGCATCATCGGCGGCGAGGACCTGGGCGATGGCGTCTGGAAGGTCACGGAGATGATCGAGAAGCCGGCACTCGAGGACGCGCCGAGCAATCTCGCGAGCTTCGGTCGCTATCTGCTGACTCCAAGGGTCATGGAGCTGCTTGCCACGACCGAGCCTGGTGCCGGTGGAGAAATCCAACTCACCGATGCCCTCGTATCGCTGCTCGACCATGAGGACATGTACGCGCTCGTCATCGATCCGCGCGATGGATATGACACGGGCACGGTTCCCTCGTGGATCGCCGCGAATGTCGCCCAGGCCATGAAGGATCCCAAGATCGCCGCATATCTCAAGGAGACGGTCGGCTCGCTCTTCGCGTAA
- a CDS encoding penicillin-binding protein, with translation MCSHRKETELPSSSRNRKRRQKSQRRSVNLLTILGCIAGAFCLVVVLACVVGATWLIGLPDYSTISSYANTGITTIYANDRETVLAKLYLENRIEVTQDEVVDYVLEGTIATEDERFYEHGGIDPIGIARAVIVNAASRGASEGASTITQQLVRNTVLLDEMNDISIKRKVREMYIASQVERQYSKDDILMMYINVVNYGDGCYGIEAASRDYFGKHADELTLSEAALLVGIPQSPNAYNPREHMDKAMARRATVLQRMLSNGYITQTEYDEALADTPVLSTEKMTDETISDIAPYFIDYVRRELDENPRFPATVIAHGGLTVYTTLDPDLQKDANDAISQNMRWSDSQLDAALVSVVPDDGEIVAMVGGRDYETNKFNLATQMSRQAGSSFKTFTLLSALNEGLDPDNTYIDSSSPVQVGKDWTVNNSEGHGHGSMSVTDATISSVNTVYAQLVHAIGAQKTIDIAHACGIKSELEKDDTVSLGSSGVNPLEMASAYATIANGGYYYEPYAVTEIVDPSGKTVYTHEAEQPQRVLSAAVAQKATDILERVISSGTGTSANLSNGQPCAGKTGTSEHGRDLWFCGFTPQYSTAVWAGYRIERETSMYGGSTCGPIWRDFMNAALAGQPIKQFPSTSEKINYKPARTWDFTKDVTIIGGDDDWTPPEESSSTSSSSTDPNASSTADPNAPNPEQPQEPSDPGSEGGNEGGGDEGGGGEPAPESPAE, from the coding sequence ATGTGCTCACATCGAAAGGAGACCGAGTTGCCCTCGTCAAGCCGTAACCGCAAACGCCGCCAGAAATCACAGCGACGCTCAGTCAATCTCCTCACCATTCTTGGATGTATCGCCGGAGCATTTTGCCTGGTGGTTGTCCTTGCCTGCGTGGTAGGCGCGACCTGGCTCATAGGCCTGCCCGATTACAGCACCATCAGTTCGTACGCGAACACGGGCATCACGACCATCTACGCGAATGACCGCGAGACGGTCCTCGCAAAGCTCTATCTCGAAAATCGCATCGAGGTTACGCAGGACGAGGTCGTCGATTACGTGCTCGAGGGAACGATCGCAACCGAGGACGAGCGCTTCTACGAGCATGGCGGCATCGACCCTATCGGCATTGCCCGTGCCGTCATCGTCAACGCCGCCTCCCGCGGCGCCTCCGAAGGCGCCTCGACCATCACCCAGCAGCTCGTGCGCAATACCGTCCTGCTCGACGAGATGAACGACATCTCCATCAAGCGCAAGGTGCGCGAGATGTACATCGCCTCGCAGGTCGAGCGTCAGTACAGCAAAGATGACATCCTCATGATGTACATCAACGTCGTCAACTACGGCGATGGCTGCTATGGCATCGAGGCGGCAAGTCGCGACTACTTCGGCAAACACGCAGATGAGCTCACGCTCTCCGAGGCGGCCCTGCTCGTCGGCATCCCGCAATCGCCCAACGCGTATAACCCCCGCGAGCACATGGACAAGGCGATGGCGCGTCGCGCAACCGTGCTGCAGCGCATGCTCTCGAATGGCTATATCACGCAGACCGAGTACGACGAGGCGCTCGCAGACACGCCCGTGCTCTCGACCGAGAAGATGACCGACGAGACCATCTCCGACATCGCCCCCTACTTCATCGACTACGTGCGTCGCGAGCTCGACGAGAACCCGCGCTTTCCCGCCACCGTCATCGCGCATGGCGGCCTGACGGTGTACACGACGCTCGACCCCGATTTGCAAAAGGACGCCAACGACGCCATCTCGCAGAACATGCGTTGGAGCGACAGCCAGCTCGATGCCGCTCTCGTCTCCGTCGTCCCTGACGACGGAGAGATCGTTGCCATGGTCGGTGGCAGGGATTACGAAACCAACAAGTTCAACCTCGCCACGCAGATGAGTCGCCAGGCTGGCTCCTCCTTCAAGACCTTCACCCTGCTCTCCGCCCTCAACGAGGGACTCGATCCAGATAACACCTACATCGACTCCTCGAGCCCGGTGCAGGTCGGCAAGGACTGGACCGTCAACAACTCCGAGGGTCACGGACACGGGTCGATGAGCGTCACCGATGCCACCATCTCCTCGGTCAATACCGTCTACGCGCAGCTCGTCCACGCCATCGGGGCGCAGAAGACCATCGACATCGCCCATGCCTGCGGCATCAAGTCCGAGCTCGAGAAAGACGACACGGTCTCGCTCGGCTCAAGCGGCGTCAACCCACTCGAAATGGCAAGCGCCTATGCCACGATCGCCAACGGCGGCTACTACTACGAGCCCTACGCCGTCACCGAGATCGTCGACCCTTCCGGCAAGACCGTCTACACGCACGAGGCCGAGCAGCCGCAGCGAGTGCTTTCGGCAGCCGTCGCGCAGAAGGCAACCGACATTCTCGAGCGCGTCATTAGCTCGGGTACGGGCACGAGTGCCAACCTCAGCAACGGCCAGCCCTGCGCCGGCAAGACGGGCACCTCCGAGCATGGTCGTGACCTCTGGTTCTGCGGGTTCACGCCGCAGTACTCCACGGCTGTCTGGGCGGGTTATCGTATCGAACGCGAAACCTCGATGTACGGCGGCAGCACCTGTGGCCCCATCTGGCGCGACTTCATGAACGCGGCACTCGCAGGTCAACCCATCAAGCAATTCCCCTCGACGAGCGAGAAGATCAACTACAAGCCGGCACGCACCTGGGACTTCACCAAGGACGTCACGATCATTGGCGGAGACGACGATTGGACGCCCCCCGAAGAGTCCTCGAGCACGAGCAGCTCCTCGACCGACCCAAACGCAAGCTCAACGGCAGACCCGAACGCTCCCAATCCCGAGCAGCCCCAGGAGCCGAGTGACCCAGGCTCGGAAGGCGGCAACGAGGGCGGCGGTGACGAAGGTGGCGGCGGTGAGCCTGCACCCGAATCCCCAGCCGAATAA